TGATGGGCTTGCCGTCAATGTCCACCAGCAGGTGTCCTACAGGCGTTTTGTTGCTCAGGGGTATGCTCAGGCGGTAGCCATCGGCGGTTTTGATTGCGCCTTGCGGGCCGTCTTTGCCCTCGCTGGTCTGCGGGGCTGGACCGACAGGCAATGTACCTTCCGTTGCTGGGCCTTGGGCTGGCTGCACGTAGAGCGTGGAACCCCTGGCATCAATAATGGCCACACGTTTGATGCCCGCCGCGCTCTGTCCCAATTCCGCCAGCATTTCGTCCATCCCGGCGAACGAAGCCAGCGGTTTGCCAAAGCGCATGCCGCGTTCAATATCGCGGGCCAGACGTTCAGCACCGCTGCGATAGCCGGAAAGCACCATGTCGGTTGCCAGCGTATTCAGCGTGGAAACAGAGAGCAGCACGTTGAAGCCCAGAGTAACCAGCAGAACTCCAAGCCCGAGCAGCAGGGCATTGATGCGCAGTTTGCGCGTGGCGCGGATAAGCACGGGAAATCCTTAGGGGGTACCGGGGTGCGGCTGGCTGATGGTTTCGTGCAGTTCGTCCGCCGTTACCAGCACGTCAAAGGGAAAATCAAAGCCGATGGCCTTGGCGGTGGCAAGGTTCAGGGCAATGGAAGGCTCGGACTGGTCAAGCATGGGCAGGGTGCGCGGCTGCGTGCCGCTGAGTATGGCGTGAGCCTGCCCGGCAAGAGCTATGCCGCTGGGGCCGAAATTCCAGGTGGAAAAGCCCATGAGCGCTCCGGCTTTGACATATTCCGACCCGTCACGCGCAAAGGTGGGAATCTTCCACTGATTCAGCTTTTGCAGCAGCGGGGCCATGCCTTCGCCGCCGATATCAAAGCAGTTCAGCGGGCCGATAAAGAAGGCGTCCATGCCCTGCTTGCGCAGGTCGTCCAGACCCTTGCGGCATTCTTCCGTACTTTCGGCGGAGGAGAGGCCATCGTAGAGCACAAGGGTAAATCCCAGCTCCGAGGCAATGGCCTGAGCATCGCCAAGTGCCGCGTAGACGCGGCCTTCCTGACTGTTCTGGAACATGATGCCCATTTTGTGAAAGCGCACCACATCGTAAAAAACGCGGAACATGGAGGACCAGCGGTCAACTTCCACCCGGCAGGTAAAGTTGTCCACGCCTGAATCCTGCGCGCTTTTGACAACCCCGGCAGCCACAGGGTCAGCCATGCCCATGCCCAGGATGGGCAAACGGCCATCGTTGACAGCCAGCAAGGCCTTGACCGCCGCCGTGCCCATGCCCACCACAAGGTCAAGATCCTTGCGTTGCAAAAGCTGTTTTGCCATTTCAGGCAGGCGGCGCATCTGCGCTGGTTCCCAGCCGGGGCTGAAGCGTGCGTCAGCAGGGTATTCGCAACGGATGTCGTCATACTTGCCCATACCGTCGCGAAAGGCGCTCCATGTATTGTCAAACAGCCAGAACGGCCCGGCCTCAAGATAGCCGATGCGTTTTACAGGCGGATTGGCCCAGGCGGGAGGGCAGGAGGCTAGAATCAGCCCGCCCAGAAAGAGTATGGCAAGAATCAGCGAGGTCAGGCGCTGCAAAAATGCGGCTGCATGGGGGCGGTGCCCCTGATTTTGCTGCGGGCGCAGCAAAAGGCATGGGCCGTTGGCTGTAATTGGAAAAAGCATGTCTACTGCGCCGCGTGAAAGAGTGTGTTCATCAGAACTGTATCCGTATGCAGCCTAGCATCCCGTGGGTTTTTTGGGGCTTGAGGCGATGACAAGCAGCAGCCCCACCAGGGGAGTCAGCAGAACACTGGCAAAAAAGTTGCCCCAGAATCCCAGCCGGGAATTGATGCCCAAAAGCCCGATCAGCAGGCTCATGCCCAGTATGAGAGCGAACAATAGCACAGCGGGCCTCCCTTATTGCCTTACAGCGCCGCCACGGTGCGGTTGCAGCAGTGTTTTATTCAACCTCTGGATGTAATCCGATACATTTTCTCCGGGGGCGATCCAGCCAGCCCCGGCGGGCGCTTGGGCTTCGGCAGCCGCGGCAGAATCCTGCCTTGCGGCGTCGTTACGTGCCCCGTACTTCGGCGCATACTGCGCCCCGGATTGGGATTCGTGCTGGATTTGAGGGCGCAGGCCGGAATGTGAATTGGGGCGGAACGGGGGCGTTTTGCCGGGTTCGGGCCGCATCTGCCCTGGCTGAACTTGGCCAGGCCGTACGCCATCGGGCCGCTTCTGGTCCGGGCTTTCCGCATCTGTTCCCGACATATCCGGTTTGGCAGGCGTCTGCTGGCTTCCCTGAGCGGGAGCCTTGGGGGCCGCCCCCTGATTGGCTGTTTTGCCGGAGTTTGCCGCATCGGGCGCGGCAGCGCCAGTGGGTGAATCTGCATTGAGAATAACAGGCAGACCATCCTTGCCGCCGATCACAACCACCTTGGCGTTGGACGAACCCGCAAGCTCCTTGGTGGCCTGAATGCCTTCGTAGCGCAGGAAGTTCTGCGTCATGTTCTCGTTGACAAGCGTCTGGTAGGCCTTGATGCCTTCGCCTTCAATGGTCTTGCGGCGGGCTTCCTGCTGGGCTTCAAGCAGAATGTACTTGTAGCGCAGGTAGTCCTGCTCCGCTATGAGCTTGCGTTCAATGGCCTCGCGCAGCACTTCGGGCAGGGTGATGCTTTTGACCACAAAACCCTGAATAAGTACGGGGATGCGCCCCATTTCTTCCACCGCGTCCACCAGCATCTGGTCTTGCAGTTCCTGCCGCGCTGTGGAGTAAAGGTCGTCTGGCCGGTAGCTGCCGATGGTTTGCCGCACGGCGGAATTCATGATGGGAATGACGACCTTGTCGCGGTAGTTAGGCCCGATTTCCTGATGCAGGTTGGGCAGGCGGTCGCGGATGATCTGAAAGCGCAGTGAAATCTGCACGTTGATGGTCAGGCCGTCCACGGTCAGCACATCAATGTTCTGGGTTTCTTCCTGCACGCGCACATCATAGATGTACATGATGTTCCACGGCTGGATGAAATGTATGCCTTCCTCGTAGGTGTGCTGCAACTGTGTGCCGCCGCGAAAACGCGCATACAGAACGCCGAGCTCACCGGGCTTGATGGAAATGACGATGCTCGGCCAGAGAAAGATGAGCAGCAGTGTTGCGACAGCACCCGTGATTATCAACCGCAGGCGATTGCGGCGCAACATTTCCCGTATATTTGCACAGACGCTTTTCATTGGTCCAACCGGTAGGTTTGCTGTGTATATTGCGCGGAGCCGCGCCAGAACATATCAAGCGTATAGTCTATGCACTGCCTTTCAAACAGAATGCAGCGTTCTTTGTCGTCTTCCGTCTGGCCCATGCAGATATTGTAAAGAATGGGGCACATATCAACATTGAGCACAAATTCGCCAAGATTGGGGCGTGAATGGATTCCCTTGCGAGCGTGGCGCACAAGGCTCTTGACGTATTTGTTGTTGCAAATCTGAATGCGCTGCCCATAATCGTGGTTTTCTTCGTAACATTTCAGCCTGTTCTGAATGGTTTGCGTGTTTTCCACAGCATTCACTTCAGAGGGCATGGTGTCGCGCACATTGTTGTACAGTTCGCGTACAAACTGGATGTTGGAATTGCCCGTAAGGTCTTTTGCCTCGGTCTCCTGCTCTGTATACAGGCACAGCAGGGCCGTCAGAAGGAGGGCAAGCCGCAGAAAATGGCTGCTCATACCTGCGCCCCTTCGCCAAAAGGTTCTTCCACAAAGCCGCCTTCGCGCATGGTCAGCACCCTGTCGGCCACGTGGAAGTAGCGGTCGTCATGCGATATGGCCAGGATTGTGCCGCCCTGGCGGATGATGTCGGGCAGCAGTTCCTCATAAAAGTAGCGGCGGAAAACAGGGTCGAAATCCGCGGCCACCTCGTCAAATAGGTAGATGTGGCGCTTTTCAAGCAGCGCACAGGCCAGGGCAAGACGTTTGCGCTGCCCGGCGGAGAGATCAAGCGTGGAGAATGTGCCGTCTTCGAGCAGGCTCACCTTGGTTTCCATGTGCAGGGTGCGCAGCACGTCCGTGAGCTGGGCCGGGGTGATGTTCAGGCCGAGGGGGCGGGAAAAAAGGTGATAGTCTGTAGGCACAATGGTGAAGAGGTTGCGGTAGGATTCCATGTTGACGTCTGAAAGCATGACGTTGTTCAGGAACATTTCTCCGCTCTCGGGCGCGTACAGCCCGGCCAGCACCTTCATGAAGGTGGACTTGCCCGACCCGTTGCCGCCGCGAATAAACACCAGTTCGCCCTTGCGCAGTTCAAAGCTGTCTACTTCAATGCCAAAAAGCCGCATGCCGCTGCGGTCATGGTAGTCAAAACGCACATCGCGCAGGGCTATGGAATCAAAAGACGGCACAATGGGGTCGCCCTGCTGCCAGCGCGCCTTGACGCCCGCGCATTCAAAGGGTTCCGTCACTGCGTCTATCTGCGATTCCACAGCTGCAAGTTCCTGCAGGCTCATTTCTACCTTTGCCATCATGGGAACCGAGGTGATCAGGCTGATGAGCGGGCTCAGGCTGAACATGCAGAGCACCAGCAGCGAGGAAGTTTCCGATGTTTCGAGGTTCAGAATTTTGGGCATGATAAAAAGTATCAGCCCCAGAATCAGCAGATTGAACATGGCAAAAAATGATATGCCAAGGGCGTGTCTGTGTTCGGTGGCATCGCGGGCTTCTGATGCCACAGAAAGATCGGGGATGATCTGCTCGCCAAACAGCGCCGTAGTTTTGGGCTTGTGCATCTTGAGCTGCTGCAGACCGGCATAAAGGTCGCGCAGGCCTGCGCAAAAGCGCTGGTCGGCCTGCATGGCTGGCCCCATGTGCGCATGCACCTTGTTGATAAGGTGCAGAAAAATCCAGAACCCCATGGCAAGAAAAAGAAAAACGCCCAG
The sequence above is a segment of the Desulfovibrio sp. genome. Coding sequences within it:
- a CDS encoding ABC transporter substrate binding protein, yielding MLFPITANGPCLLLRPQQNQGHRPHAAAFLQRLTSLILAILFLGGLILASCPPAWANPPVKRIGYLEAGPFWLFDNTWSAFRDGMGKYDDIRCEYPADARFSPGWEPAQMRRLPEMAKQLLQRKDLDLVVGMGTAAVKALLAVNDGRLPILGMGMADPVAAGVVKSAQDSGVDNFTCRVEVDRWSSMFRVFYDVVRFHKMGIMFQNSQEGRVYAALGDAQAIASELGFTLVLYDGLSSAESTEECRKGLDDLRKQGMDAFFIGPLNCFDIGGEGMAPLLQKLNQWKIPTFARDGSEYVKAGALMGFSTWNFGPSGIALAGQAHAILSGTQPRTLPMLDQSEPSIALNLATAKAIGFDFPFDVLVTADELHETISQPHPGTP
- a CDS encoding SPFH domain-containing protein, whose translation is MKSVCANIREMLRRNRLRLIITGAVATLLLIFLWPSIVISIKPGELGVLYARFRGGTQLQHTYEEGIHFIQPWNIMYIYDVRVQEETQNIDVLTVDGLTINVQISLRFQIIRDRLPNLHQEIGPNYRDKVVIPIMNSAVRQTIGSYRPDDLYSTARQELQDQMLVDAVEEMGRIPVLIQGFVVKSITLPEVLREAIERKLIAEQDYLRYKYILLEAQQEARRKTIEGEGIKAYQTLVNENMTQNFLRYEGIQATKELAGSSNAKVVVIGGKDGLPVILNADSPTGAAAPDAANSGKTANQGAAPKAPAQGSQQTPAKPDMSGTDAESPDQKRPDGVRPGQVQPGQMRPEPGKTPPFRPNSHSGLRPQIQHESQSGAQYAPKYGARNDAARQDSAAAAEAQAPAGAGWIAPGENVSDYIQRLNKTLLQPHRGGAVRQ
- a CDS encoding ATP-binding cassette domain-containing protein, which gives rise to MLQLKESLFLKLLWEQAGEEGKKIAAACLGSGIMQGLAVFSVLQGLQQLSEDGLEFSTFLAFLVSLASFYFLFRYITGRSAQIALRGIMEWRMRIAAKLRGVSLLEYEKLDKNRIQSALLDGREMVVEAARMLVAASANTVMVALSFAKMATVSIPGTLGVFLFLAMGFWIFLHLINKVHAHMGPAMQADQRFCAGLRDLYAGLQQLKMHKPKTTALFGEQIIPDLSVASEARDATEHRHALGISFFAMFNLLILGLILFIMPKILNLETSETSSLLVLCMFSLSPLISLITSVPMMAKVEMSLQELAAVESQIDAVTEPFECAGVKARWQQGDPIVPSFDSIALRDVRFDYHDRSGMRLFGIEVDSFELRKGELVFIRGGNGSGKSTFMKVLAGLYAPESGEMFLNNVMLSDVNMESYRNLFTIVPTDYHLFSRPLGLNITPAQLTDVLRTLHMETKVSLLEDGTFSTLDLSAGQRKRLALACALLEKRHIYLFDEVAADFDPVFRRYFYEELLPDIIRQGGTILAISHDDRYFHVADRVLTMREGGFVEEPFGEGAQV